In Patescibacteria group bacterium, the following are encoded in one genomic region:
- a CDS encoding PsbP-related protein, producing MNPFEVFQKLIIGVFWIQLILFFVLAGLDILFFRFISKKKSFPRQGWREAILTATAIFIVVFFSNSNLKISIKSLTLSEPVRDVIFIVLIILIFLALKNIYQITNKETVKTLLWYTLYKIISFFAVSILVVVIAMGFLASYLQDNIKQSNNQKVIEENIKIDSDGDGLDDKSEKLYGTDLNNTDTDGDGYQDGAEINNGYNPLTPGNAKLKNEINTANWRTYINNKLGFGIQYPEDWIMQDNTEKEINSGIFFYPSDTIKQMEADKREVVNFDDFVKYTSISVIKYHRISGTLREEIDGFTKASPGYSIENITVNEFNGFKLSRQMPDNQEVAQINIFLETNNDTIAIEIHGSDVNKYLDTFNKFIPTLYLL from the coding sequence ATGAACCCATTCGAAGTTTTTCAAAAATTAATAATCGGAGTTTTTTGGATACAACTCATTTTATTTTTTGTATTGGCAGGATTAGATATTTTGTTTTTTAGATTTATCTCCAAGAAGAAATCCTTTCCACGACAAGGTTGGCGTGAAGCCATTTTGACAGCAACCGCGATATTTATTGTTGTCTTTTTTTCAAATTCAAACTTGAAGATATCCATCAAATCATTAACTTTGAGTGAACCAGTTAGAGATGTTATATTTATTGTTTTGATTATTTTAATATTTTTAGCCCTAAAAAATATTTATCAAATTACAAACAAAGAAACAGTTAAGACATTATTGTGGTATACTTTGTACAAAATTATTTCTTTTTTCGCGGTGAGTATTTTGGTAGTTGTTATTGCAATGGGTTTCTTGGCAAGTTATTTGCAGGATAATATAAAACAATCAAACAATCAAAAAGTTATAGAAGAAAATATTAAAATAGATTCAGATGGTGACGGTTTAGATGATAAATCTGAAAAATTATATGGCACGGATTTAAATAATACTGATACTGACGGAGATGGTTATCAGGATGGTGCTGAAATTAATAATGGATATAATCCGTTGACACCTGGCAACGCCAAGTTAAAAAATGAAATTAATACCGCAAACTGGCGAACGTATATAAACAATAAATTAGGTTTTGGGATACAATACCCGGAAGATTGGATAATGCAGGATAATACAGAAAAAGAAATCAATAGCGGTATATTTTTTTACCCATCTGACACGATAAAACAAATGGAAGCGGACAAAAGAGAGGTTGTTAATTTTGATGATTTTGTAAAATATACTTCTATATCAGTAATAAAATATCACAGAATATCAGGGACACTAAGAGAAGAGATAGATGGTTTTACGAAAGCATCTCCTGGATATTCTATTGAGAATATCACTGTCAATGAATTCAATGGATTTAAATTATCAAGGCAAATGCCAGATAATCAAGAAGTGGCTCAAATCAATATTTTTTTAGAAACTAATAACGACACGATAGCGATTGAAATACACGGTTCAGATGTAAATAAATATTTAGATACTTTTAATAAATTTATACCTACCCTTTATCTACTTTAG
- a CDS encoding polyprenol monophosphomannose synthase, which yields MSITIVIPTYNERENIEILISRIAALHIPEANIIVVDDASPDGTGAVVTSLHETYPFVSLIARNGKRGLGSAYVEGFTRALAQGADIIIEMDADLSHAPEDIPRLLSAIDEGADVAIGSRRVPGGQIVGWHWRRHLASTCATWLSRALLGFSTRDITSGFRAFRRSALIAIHFADVRSDGYAFQEEMLLRCERGKFIITEIPVVFTDRVRGESKLGVREVISFFITLMRLWIHRH from the coding sequence ATGTCTATTACTATCGTGATCCCAACTTATAATGAGCGTGAGAATATTGAAATACTTATTTCTCGAATTGCGGCGCTCCATATTCCCGAGGCGAACATCATTGTGGTGGATGACGCGTCGCCGGACGGGACTGGCGCGGTAGTGACATCCTTACATGAAACGTACCCCTTTGTTTCGCTGATCGCGCGCAATGGGAAAAGGGGTTTGGGGAGCGCGTATGTGGAAGGCTTTACGCGGGCGCTCGCGCAAGGCGCAGATATCATCATTGAAATGGATGCAGATCTTTCGCATGCGCCAGAGGACATTCCGCGCTTATTAAGCGCGATTGATGAAGGGGCAGATGTCGCGATCGGGTCGCGGCGGGTGCCTGGTGGCCAGATCGTCGGATGGCATTGGCGGCGGCACTTGGCGAGTACCTGCGCGACGTGGCTTTCGAGAGCGCTTCTTGGATTCAGCACTCGTGATATTACGAGCGGTTTCCGCGCATTTCGCCGCTCTGCGCTTATCGCGATTCACTTTGCCGATGTGCGGTCGGATGGTTATGCATTTCAGGAAGAAATGCTTTTGCGCTGCGAACGCGGGAAATTTATTATCACAGAAATCCCCGTGGTTTTTACGGACCGGGTAAGAGGCGAATCGAAGCTTGGTGTTCGTGAAGTAATTTCTTTCTTTATTACCCTCATGCGCTTATGGATACATCGCCATTGA
- a CDS encoding DUF2079 domain-containing protein, with protein sequence MRVLASGIILYILIFSGISLWKYSQLRYNARDLAIYNQVTWQLSNKGSILRQAQGDNIVIPKTDKLINRITDKLYSSIQGHNYLGDHFEPILFLIAPLYALFPDPRMLLVLQTLALALAAWPLFLISQKVIKSQSHRVDESENQKTDKPITEKLKNWLPTAVGTLWLLHPAVQNANLFEFHSLSFAPLFLFFLFYYWQKIKESKTDKLRTDRLNNCTLFTLFLLLSLSVREDVSLITLFLGFIWLGASLKVRVGGGGTLRSPSGHGVPPRGTSEGEAEHGRLTGAADACYPHRQPAANLWVPSFIICLSAAWFFLAQRIISHFSPSLGYQFRIYYEWIPQLGSLGAVTKGVIAHILSFQNLEMLLGLLLPLIFLPLLKPKWLLLALPPLAAITLSSAGGGALIWQTHYGLLLLPGIFLAFIPFLTTYTPHAQFEKKHSFVYSTIVVYANEFLKDKTILLVCVMTAAVGSMLSFGPLIPAAYAISAHTNVTPQKEILASIPPHATVASTDQFLAPLSSRRGLTLLPLTLLGVQQYAAAPYPPAAYPDYLVLDEMDVKADLVQAHSIAWTQPYAALMKARFRQLLDEGGYSLMQQEGTSALFFRSEIKKPKKNPPFSFEIEDFTNVRGGLELDRLGSVNLVVDNWLR encoded by the coding sequence ATGCGCGTGCTCGCGAGCGGCATTATTCTCTACATCCTCATCTTCTCCGGCATTTCGCTCTGGAAATATAGCCAGTTGCGCTATAATGCGCGGGATTTGGCGATTTATAATCAAGTCACTTGGCAGCTTTCAAACAAGGGATCCATCCTTCGTCAGGCTCAGGGTGACAATATTGTAATTCCTAAAACTGATAAATTGATTAACCGAATAACTGATAAACTCTACTCCTCCATCCAAGGCCACAATTACTTAGGCGACCACTTTGAACCAATACTCTTCCTCATTGCGCCCCTGTATGCGCTCTTTCCCGATCCGAGGATGCTGCTGGTACTCCAGACACTTGCGCTGGCGCTTGCCGCATGGCCGCTTTTTCTAATAAGCCAAAAAGTCATTAAGTCACAGAGTCATAGAGTTGATGAATCGGAAAATCAAAAAACTGATAAACCGATAACAGAAAAACTGAAAAACTGGCTGCCGACTGCGGTCGGAACGCTCTGGTTGCTTCACCCTGCCGTGCAGAACGCCAACCTTTTCGAATTCCACTCCCTCTCCTTCGCGCCCTTATTCCTTTTCTTTCTTTTTTACTACTGGCAAAAAATCAAAGAATCGAAAACCGATAAACTGAGGACTGACCGACTGAATAACTGTACACTCTTCACCCTCTTCCTCCTCCTCTCCCTTTCCGTGCGCGAGGATGTGTCCCTTATCACGCTTTTCTTAGGTTTTATATGGCTTGGCGCTTCTCTTAAAGTGAGGGTTGGCGGTGGGGGAACCCTCCGTAGCCCGAGCGGGCATGGTGTCCCGCCGCGCGGGACGAGCGAGGGCGAGGCGGAGCACGGACGACTCACAGGGGCGGCCGATGCGTGTTACCCCCACCGACAACCCGCTGCGAACTTATGGGTTCCATCCTTCATAATATGTCTCAGCGCCGCCTGGTTCTTCCTCGCGCAGCGCATTATTTCCCATTTTTCCCCCTCCCTTGGATATCAATTCCGCATTTATTATGAATGGATTCCGCAGCTTGGCTCTTTGGGCGCTGTCACAAAAGGAGTTATTGCCCATATCCTTAGCTTTCAAAATCTCGAAATGCTCCTAGGGCTTCTATTACCGCTCATTTTTCTGCCGCTTTTAAAACCAAAGTGGCTCCTCCTCGCGCTCCCCCCGCTCGCGGCAATAACCCTCTCTTCCGCAGGCGGCGGCGCGCTCATCTGGCAGACGCACTACGGTCTGCTGCTGCTTCCCGGGATATTTCTTGCGTTTATCCCCTTTCTCACTACATACACACCGCACGCGCAATTTGAAAAAAAACACTCGTTTGTCTATTCTACGATCGTAGTATATGCAAACGAGTTCTTAAAAGATAAAACTATATTGTTAGTGTGCGTGATGACTGCCGCTGTTGGCTCAATGCTCTCGTTTGGGCCATTGATCCCCGCAGCATATGCGATAAGTGCCCACACAAACGTGACGCCGCAAAAAGAAATCCTTGCCTCCATACCCCCGCATGCCACCGTGGCTTCCACTGACCAATTTCTTGCCCCCCTTTCTTCCCGCCGCGGCCTTACCCTCCTCCCACTCACGCTCCTTGGCGTCCAGCAATACGCTGCTGCGCCGTACCCGCCCGCTGCATACCCTGACTATCTCGTGCTTGATGAAATGGATGTAAAGGCAGATTTGGTGCAAGCACACTCGATTGCTTGGACACAGCCCTATGCCGCGCTCATGAAAGCACGTTTCCGCCAGCTGCTCGATGAAGGCGGCTATTCCCTCATGCAACAAGAGGGTACCTCGGCACTATTTTTCCGTTCTGAAATAAAAAAACCTAAAAAAAATCCCCCGTTCAGCTTTGAAATAGAGGACTTTACGAATGTGCGCGGGGGGCTCGAACTGGACAGGTTAGGAAGCGTAAACCTTGTTGTGGATAACTGGTTAAGGTAA
- a CDS encoding YebC/PmpR family DNA-binding transcriptional regulator gives MSRHSKWSTIKRQKGVTDQKRGTQFTKLANTVTMAARQGGPNPEINFKLRIAIEKARAANMPKENIERAIARAQKNEGDAALEQMQLEVIGPGGVGLVITATTDNRNRVVGALKAVLHKHAASLAGPNAVAWQFALRGHVLVPLPPTKEAQEELELAAIDAGSLDVEEHAESLILTTDPHSLERVKDALERRHIAITEMGIGLEPTVTVPVADQDTGRKLDNLIADLEAIDEVDEVVTNAA, from the coding sequence ATGTCACGACACTCAAAATGGTCTACTATAAAGAGGCAAAAAGGTGTTACTGACCAAAAACGGGGCACGCAATTTACCAAACTTGCAAACACGGTCACCATGGCCGCGCGGCAGGGAGGGCCTAATCCAGAAATAAATTTCAAACTTCGCATAGCGATTGAAAAAGCGCGCGCGGCGAACATGCCGAAAGAGAATATTGAACGCGCCATTGCGCGGGCGCAGAAAAACGAAGGCGATGCCGCCCTCGAACAAATGCAGCTTGAAGTGATTGGGCCGGGAGGCGTGGGACTGGTGATCACCGCCACCACCGATAATCGGAACCGTGTCGTGGGCGCTCTGAAAGCAGTGCTCCATAAACACGCTGCCTCGCTCGCGGGCCCTAATGCAGTCGCATGGCAATTTGCGCTGCGGGGACATGTACTGGTACCGCTGCCGCCCACCAAAGAAGCGCAAGAGGAATTGGAACTTGCGGCGATTGATGCAGGAAGCCTCGATGTGGAAGAGCATGCGGAATCGCTCATCCTCACTACAGACCCGCATTCACTGGAGCGTGTGAAGGACGCGCTGGAGAGGCGCCATATTGCCATTACTGAAATGGGGATCGGACTCGAGCCTACGGTGACTGTCCCCGTGGCCGATCAGGATACCGGACGCAAACTGGATAATTTAATCGCAGACCTCGAGGCAATAGATGAAGTGGATGAGGTGGTGACCAACGCCGCGTAA
- the ruvC gene encoding crossover junction endodeoxyribonuclease RuvC gives MIILGIDPGLATTGYAFISSQRGVVENIRWGCITTKPHQPTATRLLILRKGLQKLITAQRPHRAAIEKLYFQTNAKTAMVVGEARGALITTLAELNIPIFEFTPLEIKRAVTGSGSADKRQVQKMLTLIFHLDEPPRPDDAADAVAIAWCGMCNRPK, from the coding sequence ATGATTATATTAGGTATCGATCCCGGCCTCGCCACGACCGGCTACGCGTTCATTTCCTCTCAAAGAGGAGTGGTGGAAAATATCCGCTGGGGGTGCATTACCACCAAGCCTCACCAGCCTACGGCAACGCGGCTGCTTATCTTGCGCAAGGGGCTTCAAAAACTCATCACTGCCCAACGCCCCCATCGCGCGGCCATTGAAAAACTGTACTTTCAGACAAACGCGAAAACCGCCATGGTAGTGGGCGAAGCGCGCGGCGCGCTCATTACCACGCTTGCGGAATTGAATATCCCCATCTTTGAATTCACTCCCCTTGAAATAAAACGGGCAGTTACAGGAAGCGGCAGCGCGGATAAACGCCAAGTGCAAAAAATGCTTACCCTCATATTCCACCTCGACGAGCCTCCCAGGCCTGATGACGCTGCCGACGCAGTCGCAATCGCATGGTGCGGAATGTGCAATCGCCCGAAATAA
- a CDS encoding class I SAM-dependent methyltransferase translates to MTAQRTRGFGVFENLLSRRRAREARRLLQTAPSRHRILDIGCGQYGAFLRSVSFQEKFGVDKLPPIINNDNNITYCQHDVVRNTILPFPKDFFNAITLLAVIEHIDIYSARALLHEIYRILKPQGVAVITTPAVGTGNILNILAHTRLLSNIEIKEHVHEYGSMELQLMLVDARFPKDGIVYGRFECRLNQWVRAIK, encoded by the coding sequence ATGACTGCGCAACGCACAAGAGGGTTTGGAGTATTTGAGAACCTATTAAGTCGCCGTCGCGCGCGTGAAGCGCGTCGTCTGTTGCAGACCGCACCTTCACGCCATCGTATCCTTGATATCGGCTGCGGGCAGTATGGCGCATTCTTAAGAAGTGTTTCGTTTCAGGAGAAATTTGGCGTGGATAAGTTGCCTCCGATAATCAATAATGATAATAATATTACGTATTGCCAGCATGATGTGGTGCGCAATACTATCCTTCCCTTCCCCAAAGATTTTTTTAACGCGATAACCTTGCTTGCCGTTATTGAACATATTGATATATATTCTGCGCGAGCGTTGCTACATGAGATATACCGTATTCTTAAGCCTCAAGGAGTGGCGGTAATCACCACGCCTGCGGTCGGCACAGGAAATATTTTAAACATACTAGCTCATACTCGCCTATTAAGCAATATAGAGATCAAGGAGCATGTGCATGAGTATGGCAGTATGGAATTGCAGCTTATGTTGGTTGACGCCCGTTTTCCTAAGGATGGCATAGTCTACGGCAGATTTGAGTGCAGACTCAATCAATGGGTGCGGGCTATTAAATGA
- a CDS encoding SIS domain-containing protein: protein MSFLDDLNSLHTVDRGNMVEELRLLPARVREAVEAPFPSVGVDGRALTAIAVIGLGGSAIGGDLAAAMVADLCPLPVTVLRSSVLPDWVKPSTLVIAVSYSGNTAETVKAYLQAKARGCILIAIASGGRLAVLAAADGTLLLSPGSYPQPRLAVGAITVLILKTISEVTGIACDAMCNAMSDAFLKITSSVAQEVPTEYNPAKLLAYQLLDRLSLVVAGGLLAPAARRWKTQMNENAKSLCVMEEVPELFHNTLEGLKLPAVASDLSTWVFLEAPSDQTVSLPQLDHFAALLKESGLRVERVRAPSSEPHEALWWIIGMGDWVSYYLACLNNVDPMPVSVIQGFKKSVPVT from the coding sequence ATGTCTTTCCTTGATGACCTCAATTCGCTCCACACCGTTGATCGCGGTAATATGGTGGAAGAGCTGCGCCTTCTGCCTGCGCGCGTGCGTGAAGCGGTAGAGGCGCCTTTTCCCTCTGTGGGCGTAGATGGCCGCGCACTCACCGCGATAGCTGTGATAGGGTTAGGCGGTTCTGCGATCGGGGGGGACCTTGCCGCGGCAATGGTGGCAGATCTTTGCCCTTTGCCCGTTACCGTCCTGCGCAGCAGCGTGCTTCCTGATTGGGTGAAGCCCTCCACTCTCGTGATTGCGGTAAGCTATTCAGGCAATACCGCAGAGACCGTGAAAGCGTATCTGCAGGCCAAGGCGCGCGGCTGTATCCTCATCGCCATTGCATCTGGCGGGAGACTTGCGGTGCTTGCCGCTGCAGACGGCACCCTGCTCTTGTCGCCGGGATCCTATCCGCAGCCGAGGCTAGCCGTGGGGGCGATAACCGTGCTTATCCTTAAAACCATTTCAGAAGTCACCGGGATCGCGTGCGATGCCATGTGCAATGCGATGTCGGATGCGTTTTTGAAGATTACCTCCTCGGTGGCGCAAGAGGTGCCGACAGAATACAATCCGGCGAAACTGCTCGCCTACCAGCTTCTTGACCGCTTATCCTTAGTGGTGGCAGGAGGGCTTTTGGCGCCTGCCGCGCGCCGATGGAAAACCCAGATGAATGAAAATGCAAAATCCCTGTGCGTCATGGAAGAAGTGCCCGAGCTTTTTCATAACACGCTCGAAGGGCTCAAACTTCCTGCAGTCGCGAGCGACCTGAGCACGTGGGTGTTTCTCGAGGCGCCTTCTGATCAGACCGTTTCCCTGCCGCAGCTTGACCATTTTGCCGCATTGCTCAAGGAATCGGGATTACGGGTTGAACGCGTGCGCGCGCCTAGCAGTGAGCCGCACGAGGCGCTCTGGTGGATCATCGGGATGGGCGACTGGGTGAGCTATTACCTTGCATGCCTCAACAACGTGGATCCTATGCCGGTATCTGTGATACAGGGTTTTAAAAAAAGCGTTCCCGTCACATAG
- a CDS encoding glycosyltransferase family 2 protein, giving the protein MAILSVIIPVYNEVRTIREVIHRCLRQPLPHGLDREIVVVDDGSTDGTKEVLISFRESAKVCIHEKNYGKGAAVRTGLAEARGDIILIQDADFEYDPGEWPKLLQPILDDEADIVYGSRFSSGAHRVLYYWHFVGNKLVTLWSNIWTNLNLTDMETGAKVFRREVVEGIKFRSNRFGFEPEFTAKIAHRGWRIYEVGISYRGRSYAEGKKITWRDGLVALWHIFRWNMVAMYERKRNIF; this is encoded by the coding sequence ATGGCTATTCTTTCAGTTATCATTCCTGTATATAACGAAGTGCGCACGATACGTGAGGTGATACATCGTTGTTTAAGACAGCCTCTTCCTCATGGGTTAGACCGGGAAATAGTGGTGGTCGATGATGGCTCCACTGACGGCACTAAGGAAGTTTTGATTTCATTTCGCGAATCAGCGAAGGTGTGTATACATGAAAAAAATTATGGCAAGGGTGCGGCCGTGCGCACGGGGCTCGCGGAAGCGCGCGGTGATATTATTCTGATTCAAGACGCAGATTTTGAATACGATCCCGGCGAGTGGCCAAAGCTTTTGCAGCCGATTCTTGATGATGAAGCAGATATTGTGTATGGCTCGCGGTTCTCAAGCGGTGCGCATCGCGTGTTGTACTATTGGCATTTTGTGGGGAATAAATTGGTTACCCTTTGGTCAAACATATGGACTAACCTCAATCTTACTGATATGGAAACAGGCGCTAAAGTATTTCGAAGAGAGGTGGTTGAGGGTATCAAATTCAGATCGAATCGTTTCGGGTTTGAACCGGAGTTTACCGCAAAGATCGCTCATAGAGGATGGCGCATCTACGAGGTGGGGATTTCCTATCGTGGTCGTAGTTATGCGGAAGGGAAAAAGATTACTTGGCGGGACGGTCTTGTCGCGCTCTGGCACATCTTCAGATGGAATATGGTTGCGATGTATGAGCGTAAGAGGAATATTTTTTAA
- a CDS encoding glycosyltransferase family 39 protein — translation MDTSPLNGSKYFTPLPESYDGKTVVDEWVSIPKGHNNQSYEGEPMVTGFKRGLVLVTALGVLLRVIAVVSNGRFWFDEIITVAIARKPLHEMWAYLAVENHPPLHYYLVHGWIALFGPGEVAVKLSSVLAGAAGIVVTGIFARRLFGVRTGLIAAGLTALSTFQIFFSSEVRMYAWLYLFGVVSLMSFWEIIRSSSWKWHVVWMVSTIAALYTHLGGVFVLVVEVAFSVAYSLYVRAQARKGMRNKYQMPSVPLRTVVFMMVVVCLAWLPWIIVFVREKMQTFNRNAWYFWIEPANPFPMEALRQFFFFDNYSDFIELCGWIFIVTVFTIALLSIRRTNERKYTVQFSMDLPTIYAMVIFIFPVFIGFFTNVLVVKVYIIAGAGAYLLASKGLSRIHVPKSFPPFLFPLMLIVFFIASDMGVLLEVRPAWKNVGGYLETNERQADAIVILSHSYEVALRYYYHGTMPVLPFYPLPDDTHGDTLLRAVRRNWYTILTKENVGMLNNLVEGRKRIFVVLVGNFNKVERIAPEWFFSHGWQLRSVERWEDYMVNPEVMLLEKL, via the coding sequence ATGGATACATCGCCATTGAATGGATCAAAATATTTTACCCCGTTACCAGAAAGCTACGATGGTAAGACCGTAGTAGATGAATGGGTATCAATCCCGAAGGGGCATAATAACCAAAGTTATGAGGGTGAGCCCATGGTAACGGGGTTTAAGCGCGGGTTAGTGCTCGTCACTGCGCTTGGCGTGCTCTTGCGCGTGATTGCCGTGGTGAGCAATGGGCGTTTCTGGTTTGATGAAATTATCACCGTGGCTATAGCCAGAAAGCCCTTGCATGAAATGTGGGCATATCTTGCCGTGGAGAATCATCCGCCTTTGCACTATTATCTCGTCCATGGGTGGATTGCTCTTTTTGGACCGGGGGAGGTTGCAGTGAAGCTTTCCTCGGTGCTCGCGGGCGCCGCAGGGATTGTCGTGACAGGTATATTTGCGAGACGATTGTTCGGTGTGCGCACAGGCTTAATTGCAGCAGGACTTACCGCTCTAAGCACGTTTCAGATTTTCTTTTCCTCTGAAGTGCGGATGTATGCATGGCTCTATTTATTTGGCGTGGTCTCATTGATGTCGTTCTGGGAGATTATCCGCTCTTCGTCGTGGAAATGGCATGTCGTATGGATGGTCTCCACTATTGCCGCGCTCTATACTCATTTGGGGGGCGTGTTCGTGCTGGTAGTCGAAGTCGCTTTTAGTGTGGCCTATTCACTGTACGTACGCGCTCAAGCAAGGAAAGGAATGCGTAATAAATACCAAATGCCGTCAGTACCCCTCCGTACAGTTGTGTTCATGATGGTGGTAGTGTGTCTCGCGTGGCTGCCGTGGATTATAGTGTTTGTGCGAGAGAAGATGCAGACATTTAATCGGAATGCATGGTATTTTTGGATTGAGCCTGCTAATCCTTTCCCCATGGAAGCGCTGCGGCAATTTTTCTTTTTTGATAATTATTCTGATTTTATTGAATTATGCGGCTGGATATTCATTGTAACAGTATTTACCATTGCGCTCTTATCGATCCGTCGTACCAATGAGCGCAAATATACTGTACAATTTTCAATGGATCTCCCCACCATATATGCGATGGTTATATTTATCTTTCCCGTCTTTATTGGTTTTTTTACCAATGTATTAGTGGTGAAAGTATATATTATCGCGGGGGCGGGAGCATATCTTTTGGCGAGCAAAGGCCTAAGCCGTATTCACGTTCCTAAATCGTTTCCTCCCTTTCTCTTTCCGCTTATGCTCATCGTATTCTTTATCGCTTCGGACATGGGAGTACTTTTGGAGGTGAGACCCGCATGGAAAAATGTGGGAGGTTATCTTGAGACGAACGAAAGACAGGCTGATGCCATTGTGATCCTCTCTCATAGTTATGAAGTTGCCCTTCGCTATTATTATCACGGCACGATGCCGGTATTGCCATTTTATCCTCTCCCTGATGATACGCATGGCGATACGCTCCTGCGTGCAGTGCGGAGGAATTGGTATACGATCCTCACGAAGGAAAATGTGGGGATGCTTAATAATCTCGTAGAGGGACGAAAACGGATTTTTGTTGTGTTGGTGGGTAATTTTAATAAAGTGGAGCGGATTGCGCCCGAATGGTTCTTCTCGCACGGGTGGCAGCTGCGCTCTGTCGAACGTTGGGAAGACTATATGGTCAATCCGGAGGTGATGTTGTTGGAGAAGCTGTGA
- a CDS encoding glycogen/starch synthase, with translation MPLQKLAICSVASEVDPFIKTGGLADVARALPKALASLGHKVTIFIPLYRIIDRTTHRFTPVKTKCNVRYGSRELTFDLWVSALEGGIPVYAIAAEGLEDAILEHAVYNPHHGNAHFALFNRCVLAALKIINVRPDIIHCHDWHTGLIPYLLQTDYAHDEFFSTTASVFTIHNLAFQCAHNWWEIPLELKDPGNTPLPDPTDPTFQYVNFTKRALRYADIITTVSEWYAEEILTKEYGEDLHRTLASRKQRLVGIINGIDYQDYNPKTDPGLWQNYDTDSLQMKGVNKRELQRWLSLPVAPRTPLYTLISRLSEQKGLELLIEIMEPLLRLDLQLVILGAGDKAYEKFFDRIRKRHATKVAVHLEFDTINTTKVYAGSDMFLMPSRFEPCGLGQLISLRYGSIPIVHSVGGLRDTVVDFNPRTGKGNGFTFRTYDSRDLLVAVTRAHVNYRYPASWHNLVSNGMQQVYSWVLPAKKYVKVYRKALVLHQHAIKTRPAGHL, from the coding sequence ATGCCATTACAAAAACTCGCGATATGCAGCGTAGCATCAGAAGTAGATCCCTTCATAAAAACAGGAGGGCTTGCGGACGTGGCGCGCGCGCTTCCCAAAGCGCTCGCCTCCCTCGGCCATAAGGTAACCATCTTTATCCCCCTTTACCGCATTATTGACCGCACCACGCACCGCTTCACTCCTGTGAAGACCAAATGCAACGTGCGGTATGGCTCCCGTGAACTCACGTTTGACCTCTGGGTAAGCGCCCTTGAGGGCGGCATCCCCGTCTATGCAATTGCCGCGGAAGGGCTTGAAGACGCGATCCTTGAACATGCGGTCTACAACCCGCATCATGGCAATGCACATTTTGCGCTTTTTAACCGTTGCGTGCTTGCGGCGCTGAAAATTATCAATGTGCGCCCTGACATCATCCACTGCCACGATTGGCATACCGGATTAATCCCTTATCTGCTCCAGACCGATTATGCGCACGATGAATTCTTTTCAACTACCGCGAGCGTCTTCACGATCCATAATCTCGCATTCCAATGCGCACATAACTGGTGGGAAATTCCGCTGGAGCTTAAAGACCCAGGAAATACGCCACTCCCTGACCCCACTGATCCCACATTTCAATACGTCAACTTCACCAAACGCGCGCTGCGCTATGCGGACATCATCACGACCGTATCTGAATGGTATGCGGAAGAAATTCTGACCAAAGAATACGGAGAGGACCTGCACCGCACCCTCGCAAGCCGCAAACAGCGCCTGGTCGGAATCATTAATGGCATTGATTATCAAGACTATAATCCAAAAACAGATCCTGGTTTATGGCAAAACTATGATACGGACTCGCTGCAGATGAAAGGGGTGAATAAACGCGAACTTCAGCGCTGGCTCTCTCTCCCTGTGGCTCCCCGCACCCCGCTCTATACCCTCATTTCGCGGCTCTCCGAACAAAAAGGGCTCGAACTGCTTATCGAAATTATGGAGCCGCTCTTGCGCCTTGACCTGCAGCTGGTAATTCTTGGCGCAGGCGATAAAGCGTATGAAAAATTCTTCGATCGCATCCGCAAACGACATGCCACTAAAGTCGCAGTACATCTTGAATTTGATACCATCAACACCACAAAGGTTTACGCGGGATCAGATATGTTTCTTATGCCCTCGCGCTTCGAACCCTGCGGTTTGGGACAGCTTATCTCGCTCCGCTATGGATCGATACCCATCGTACACTCGGTGGGCGGATTGCGTGACACGGTTGTTGATTTCAATCCGCGCACCGGCAAAGGAAACGGCTTCACCTTCCGCACCTATGACTCACGCGACCTGCTCGTGGCAGTCACGCGGGCGCATGTAAATTACCGCTACCCCGCATCTTGGCATAATCTTGTGAGCAACGGCATGCAGCAGGTGTATTCGTGGGTATTGCCTGCAAAAAAATATGTAAAAGTATACCGCAAGGCGCTTGTCTTGCATCAACATGCGATCAAGACCCGCCCCGCGGGACACTTATAA